ATTTCCCTATCTTTATACACTGATCCATACAAAGAtggtgaagaaagaaaaaagcacataaacttttgatttgtttttgttccaGTGCCTTCTTTGTCCTATGaattttcctctactctttCATACAAGAGAATCCTAATCCAAGTCTCTCAGCCATaccataaccaagaaaagcagAGATCACACGCTGACCACTccaacaaaacacacacacacatgcagaGAGAAAATGTCAGGTGCCAGTTGGGGTTGGGCCAACTTGCAATGACATAAGCCCTGAAGACATTGCTTTGGTCTTCATTTCCTTTTTCTACATATACTTTATTTCAAAGGTCGCATTACCAACCCTCCACCCTCCAAAGGAACCCACTGTGTTTAACCCTCAAAACAAGTTGCTTCTATGTGTTTGTTGCTGTCATCATTGGTCTTTTCCTCCCTGTGAGGCTATAACGTATATCTTTCATTTGTTGATGACTTTGCAGATTGCagtaaaacataaattatttatttgttaattcaagttaagtattttatttcattttcatcctCATGgaatttggttttaattttggtGAGGTTCTACTACTTTTGTTTTTGGCATTTGATTAAACGTTCACGGAAATTTTCATGAACGGAAAATGCTTATTGATGTGAATTGAAAAAGGATCGTGTATAGATTATGTGGTGCTATTTCGAAAAGCCTCAGAAGTTAGAACAATGATTGAGTTGAAATCTGAAACTAAAGCTTCTTTTCATAAAAGTTGTGAGGGTTTGACCTTATATTTAGTGTTGTATAAATTCATAAGCAACTTTCAATTCTATCTCTTATGGTTCTTAATGCAGTTGATCAGAATTGTTTCAGCTGAATTTTTGAACCATGATTCTTAATGCAGTTCATAGGCTTTGTTATTAATGTGCAGGAAGCAGCAAGCATAGGAATCTTGCTCAAGAGATACTGAAATTAGGACATGCAAGAATTTCTGCGCAGGTCTTCACATTTTATGATTTGGCTGCTGCAACTGACAACTTCAATCCTGATTGTCTGGTTGGCGAAGGTGGATTCGGGAGAGTGTACAAAGGATACATAGGGAATACTGATCAGGtctctcttccctctctctctctctctctctctctctctctctctctctctctctctctctctctctctccccctgaGACACACAAGAGTGTCATCCTAAATATTCTTTGGAGTTTCATGCTTGGGTTTATTATATGCAGGTTGTGGCTGTTAAGCAACTTGACAGGAAAGGATTGCAAGGAAGTAGAGAATTCTTTGCAGAGGTTCTGATGTTAAGTCTGGTTGAACACCCAAATCTTGTTGATTTGATTGGCTATTGTGCAGATGGTGATCAAAGAATTTTAGTTTATGAATTCATGGCCAATGGATCTTTGGAAAATCATCTTCTAGGTATGCCTAAAAAAAGTAATTCTTTCAACTTAACAGCTTAATTTCAAGGACTCTTTACTAGTATTGTCTAATCAGTAATCAATTGTAATGAAGGTCTTGATAATAAAACTAATTAGTTTCTTTAATTCTTCAGAATTACCTCCAGGTAGGAAGCCTCTGGATTGGTATACCCGGATGAAAATAGCTGCAGGAGCAGCTAAAGGACTAGAATACTTGCATGACTTTGCCAAACCGCCAGTGATTTATCGTGATTTTAAAGCATCTAACATATTATTAGATGAGGAACTCTGTCCAAAGCTCTCTGATTTCGGACTTGCTAAGATAGGTCCAACAGGAGGCAAGGACCATGTGTCTACAAGGGTGATGGGGACCTATGGCTATTGTGCACCAGAGTATGCTTCAACAGGACAACTGACAACAAAGTCCGATGTGTATAGCTTTGGCGTTGTGTTTCTGGAATTAATCACAGGTAGGAGAGCTATTGATACAGCAAGAATGACTGAGGAGCAGAACCTAATTACTTGGGTATGTTCATAAGTAGCACTTAACTCTGCAAATCTTTAATGTAACTACTTTTGTAGGTGACTAAAATCTTTCTCCACTAGGTGCTTAGAATAGATTGttccattaaaaaataagttaccATGTTCTTTGAAATAACTTTGATACACTTGTTTTCACCTTTGCCTAAACCCTTTACAGCATATAAATCACAAAGAGATAAAACATTCCTCCAAGGGACTTACAGTCTAGGAGTATTCATCCTCTAGATTTTTTTAACGTTCGATTAAATATGATGATCTTTGCaatttgttagaattatgaGGTTGGAATTCATTTTCTATCAAGAGCTTgataaaaatttctattttgcatCCTGCAGGCACAGCCGCTTTTTAGGGACAGAAAGAAGTTTACATTAATGGCTGACCCTTTGCTAAAAGGAAATTACCCTGTAAAGGGTCTTTATCAAGCTCTTGCAGTTGCTGCAATGTGTCTTCAAGAGGAAGCTGACACCCGACCTTTGATGGGCGATGTTGTAACTGCTATTGAGCATCTGGCAACACCAAGAGACGATGGGAAAGTTGCTTCAGATTTATCAAAAGCAGTGGTGCACACGCTGGATCTGTGAGAGAAGAAAGTGGCAATAGAGGGAGAGAGCTTTAGCATCAAAGGGACTGAAGCTCTTGCAACTAACTGCAATGCGACAAACAAACCCATGGcctaaaatttgatatataaagATATAAGCTCCTCTGTCACAGTCCAACAATATGCAAGTTGTTCAAAAGTGTTAAGGCCTGCTACTCTGAATGTCACCCTGTAGCTGTATCTAATGTAGCGGTTCAATTGATGAAGTAGACGACATAAGTTCAAATCTTAtcgtataaaaataaaaaatcataaatcctatcatatataaaaaaaaaaaaaaatgacggAGCTGAAATTGTAGCTTCTATATTTTATCGTAACTAGTAAGTTACTCGTGCGATGcgcaaattattttataatattttatgtaagacaATTTTAGAGAATGTTGcacatatattataaagaaaaagtaaactaaattagagtaaagaaacatatacattttgagatattaaaaattagtttagtagcTTCACTGCACTTTTGTAGCTTCTCAAGgtaatattaatttctttttaaatcatgaaaacaaaaataaatacaaaagagTTACAGGACTATGAAGATCAACTAATTTGTATTGTGTTCACAAACTACATACCATGAAATGAAAGTAAGCCTAATTCTTTTACCTTCTTTCACTCATCAATAGTGCGACATTAAGACATGGTGTAGATAAGTGCGTATGCATGTGTCTTATAGATAATTTAAAACTATGGTAGACTATGACTTTACATTGTGCACCAATTATTCTCCCTACTTATATACCTAAGACAAAAtctatccaaccaaattacccaaacttacatcatatttaagcccctaatttaaaaagaaaagagaaaaaaaaattatccatagGTTTTGTGGCTTGATGGTAGTGAAAGGCCACTATGATGGAAGTAGCGGTTAATagtccttattttttattttttgcttttgtttttaatactaATATAATGGCTTAATCAATTAATGaggtaatagtaaaaataaattaatgtaaacttttgggaaacagtaaaaaaaaaacttaatgaaaagaggcaaaaaaaatgctaaatgtaaAATGAGTGCTACATAGAAGGACCTCATGCACTCTTATAAAAGGTCTCTCAGGCACTCTTACAAGAGGTCTCtgctcttttatatatatatatatatatatatatatatatatatatatatattttttttttttttttttttttttttggattgatgTGTATGTTTAACATGTGAGTACATTGTAGACCATTTTCCTGGGAAGGGTCATATTGTCGGCATCCCCTGTACCTCATATAATGGAAGCATCTAAAAATGTGTATTGTATAGTGACCTGAGATCACTATCACAATAATTCATGCCTCATGAAACATCAGAATTTTCATCGTTCTCTGagaattcaggaaaaaaaatggagccTAGAGTTGTAAAATTCCAAGccccataaaaaagaaaataaaattctaatctCCTACTTCTCAATTTGTATACAGTTAAACATTAAATGCTTCCTTCTAAATTTTATCAGGAGCTTCTGCAATGGCAAATGAAAACTATTCTACACTATACATTCATTTATGTTGACATGCACATTAGTCCTAAAACATGAAAgtctaaaaatatattctaGAAGTCTTGTGTCAGTGTCCAGTCCAGTATGCTTTGCCGCATTCTTGTTTAGATACACTTCAAGAACATCCCATCTCCTCCAGCTGAAATGCTGAAATCATTATAATCAAAAGAGTTGATTTTATTGAGAAATCAATGTCTTACTCTATATTTTTGGGAATAAAACAAGAGAACAGTACCCTGACAAATGGTTCGGTTTACATATTTTGGATTTGTTTATCTTTCCTTGGTTTTGATATTAGGACCTTCAAGCACATCCAGTCTTTTCAGGCTGGAATTCA
The sequence above is drawn from the Castanea sativa cultivar Marrone di Chiusa Pesio chromosome 5, ASM4071231v1 genome and encodes:
- the LOC142636936 gene encoding putative serine/threonine-protein kinase PBL23; the encoded protein is MLSLVEHPNLVDLIGYCADGDQRILVYEFMANGSLENHLLELPPGRKPLDWYTRMKIAAGAAKGLEYLHDFAKPPVIYRDFKASNILLDEELCPKLSDFGLAKIGPTGGKDHVSTRVMGTYGYCAPEYASTGQLTTKSDVYSFGVVFLELITGRRAIDTARMTEEQNLITWAQPLFRDRKKFTLMADPLLKGNYPVKGLYQALAVAAMCLQEEADTRPLMGDVVTAIEHLATPRDDGKVASDLSKAVVHTLDL